Proteins encoded within one genomic window of Brenneria nigrifluens DSM 30175 = ATCC 13028:
- the cecR gene encoding transcriptional regulator CecR — translation MVQQSSPSSRSDQTRQQLINAALEVFGEYGPQAATTRDIANRAGQNIAAIAYHFQSKEGLYLAVAGWMADYIQLTYRPLVAEIDAFLQLPPQSQSSEQLMEYIRRGILTFSRLMTRAETLNLSRIMSQEQISPTAAYPIIHQQVIDPMHRLLTTLVARYTGMDQNHPKVIVHTHALIGEALSFRVARETILLCAGWKDIGDEETTLIQQVLMEHLEILLNGLRDNHTRQMKEKWRDE, via the coding sequence ATGGTTCAGCAATCCTCCCCTTCCAGCCGCAGCGATCAAACGCGACAGCAGCTCATCAATGCCGCACTGGAAGTCTTCGGCGAATACGGCCCCCAGGCCGCGACCACCCGCGATATCGCCAATCGGGCCGGGCAGAATATCGCCGCCATCGCCTATCATTTTCAGTCAAAAGAGGGACTTTATCTGGCCGTTGCCGGCTGGATGGCCGATTATATTCAGTTGACCTACCGCCCCCTGGTGGCGGAAATCGATGCCTTTTTGCAACTTCCGCCGCAGTCGCAATCGTCGGAACAGCTTATGGAGTATATTCGCCGCGGCATCCTGACTTTCAGCCGTCTGATGACCCGCGCGGAAACGCTGAATCTGAGCCGGATCATGTCCCAGGAACAAATCTCCCCAACGGCAGCCTATCCTATTATCCATCAACAGGTTATCGACCCCATGCATCGGTTGTTGACGACGCTGGTCGCCCGCTATACCGGGATGGACCAGAATCATCCCAAGGTTATCGTTCATACCCATGCGCTGATCGGCGAGGCGCTATCTTTTCGCGTCGCCAGGGAAACCATTCTGCTGTGTGCGGGGTGGAAAGATATCGGCGATGAAGAAACGACGCTGATTCAGCAAGTTCTGATGGAACATCTGGAAATTCTCCTTAACGGACTGCGGGACAACCATACCCGGCAGATGAAGGAAAAATGGCGTGATGAATAA
- a CDS encoding DMT family transporter produces MNVFLYLSVVLIWGTTWIAISLQQGSVAAEVSIFWRFLISAAILLAFLAISRRLRSLTLKAHLLCMVQGLCVFGINFLCFYHAIAWISSGLESVIFSMAVLFNAFNGRLFFGQRLTRNVMLAAPLGLAGIVALFWHDLMNMEAQPHLLWGVGLSLFGTYCFSLGNMISFQHQRQGRDVMTTNGWGMGYGALWMGLFSLFQGYDFTLDDSPSYLASLGYLALFGSVIGFGAYFSLVGRIGASQAAYATLLFPLVALSVSTLFEDYHWQTNAVLGLVLILAGNAVMFYRPRGGAAQTAPAK; encoded by the coding sequence ATGAACGTTTTTCTTTATCTTTCCGTGGTGCTGATCTGGGGCACCACCTGGATCGCCATCAGCTTGCAACAGGGCAGCGTGGCTGCCGAAGTCTCCATTTTCTGGCGATTTCTGATTTCGGCGGCGATTTTACTGGCATTTCTGGCGATCTCCCGCCGCCTTCGTTCGCTGACGCTTAAAGCCCATCTGCTGTGCATGGTGCAGGGACTCTGCGTATTCGGCATTAACTTTCTCTGTTTTTACCACGCCATCGCCTGGATTTCGAGTGGATTGGAATCGGTTATTTTTTCCATGGCGGTACTGTTCAACGCCTTTAACGGCCGGCTGTTTTTCGGCCAGCGCCTGACGCGCAATGTGATGCTCGCCGCGCCGCTGGGCCTCGCCGGCATCGTGGCGCTGTTCTGGCACGATCTGATGAATATGGAAGCTCAGCCGCATCTGCTGTGGGGCGTCGGGCTAAGCCTGTTCGGCACCTACTGTTTTTCGCTGGGCAATATGATCAGTTTTCAGCATCAGCGCCAGGGGCGCGACGTGATGACCACCAACGGCTGGGGGATGGGCTATGGCGCGCTGTGGATGGGGCTGTTCAGCCTGTTTCAGGGCTACGACTTTACGCTGGACGACTCACCGAGCTATCTGGCGTCGCTGGGCTATCTGGCGCTATTCGGCTCGGTAATTGGCTTCGGCGCCTATTTCAGTCTGGTGGGACGCATCGGCGCCAGCCAGGCCGCCTACGCCACGCTGCTGTTTCCGCTGGTTGCGCTGTCGGTATCGACGTTGTTCGAAGATTACCATTGGCAAACCAACGCCGTGCTGGGATTGGTGCTGATCCTGGCGGGTAACGCGGTGATGTTTTACCGGCCGCGCGGCGGCGCGGCGCAAACCGCACCGGCCAAATAA
- the rhlE gene encoding ATP-dependent RNA helicase RhlE translates to MSFDSLGLSADILRAVEEQGYREPTPVQRQAIPVVLAGRDLMASAQTGTGKTAGFTLPLLQLLSSGAPPAKGRRPVRALILTPTRELAAQIDENVQAYSKYLRLRSLVVFGGVSINPQMMKLRGGVDILVATPGRLLDLEHQNAVDLSQIEILVLDEADRMLDMGFIHDIRRVLAKLPVKRQNLLFSATFSDEIRTLANKLLTNPASVEVVRRNAPSELVTQHVHFVDKRRKRELLSQLIGENNWQQVLVFTRTKHGANHLAELLEKDGITAAAIHGNKSQGARTRALANFKDGGIRVLVATDIAARGLDIDQLPHVVNYELPNVPEDYVHRIGRTGRAESTGEALSLVCVDEHKLLRDIERLLKREIPRIAVSGYEPDPSIKAEPIINGRQGGRGGAPRGQTGAPRGQSERQRADGPRQPRRSGGNGASAWAGNGDGQQRRAPRPQNRGKPAAK, encoded by the coding sequence ATGTCATTTGATTCTCTCGGCCTGAGCGCCGATATCCTGCGTGCCGTTGAAGAACAGGGCTATCGTGAACCGACGCCGGTACAGCGCCAGGCGATTCCCGTGGTGCTGGCCGGCCGCGACCTGATGGCCAGCGCGCAAACCGGCACCGGCAAAACCGCCGGCTTTACCTTGCCTTTGCTGCAACTGCTGAGCAGCGGCGCGCCGCCGGCGAAAGGCCGTCGTCCGGTTCGGGCGCTGATCCTGACGCCAACCCGCGAACTGGCGGCGCAGATCGATGAAAACGTGCAGGCATACAGCAAATACCTGCGTTTGCGCTCTCTGGTGGTGTTTGGCGGCGTCAGCATCAACCCGCAGATGATGAAGCTGCGCGGCGGCGTCGATATTCTGGTCGCCACGCCGGGCCGTTTGCTCGATCTGGAACATCAGAATGCGGTCGATCTGTCGCAGATTGAAATTCTGGTGCTGGATGAAGCGGACCGTATGCTGGATATGGGCTTTATTCACGATATCCGCCGCGTATTGGCGAAACTGCCGGTTAAACGTCAGAATCTGCTGTTCTCCGCCACCTTCTCGGATGAAATCAGGACGCTGGCGAACAAGCTGTTGACCAACCCCGCGTCGGTTGAAGTGGTGCGCCGCAATGCGCCGTCGGAGCTGGTCACCCAGCATGTGCATTTTGTCGACAAGCGCCGCAAGCGGGAATTGCTATCCCAGTTGATCGGTGAAAATAACTGGCAGCAGGTGCTGGTATTTACCCGCACCAAGCACGGCGCTAATCACCTGGCCGAGCTGCTGGAGAAAGACGGCATCACCGCCGCCGCCATTCACGGCAACAAAAGCCAGGGCGCGCGTACCCGGGCGCTGGCCAACTTCAAGGACGGCGGCATTCGCGTGCTGGTGGCGACGGATATCGCCGCCCGCGGTCTGGATATCGATCAACTGCCGCACGTGGTGAACTATGAACTGCCCAACGTGCCGGAAGATTACGTCCACCGCATCGGCCGCACCGGCCGCGCGGAGTCCACCGGGGAGGCCCTGTCGCTGGTCTGCGTGGACGAACACAAGCTGCTGCGCGACATTGAGCGTTTGCTTAAGCGCGAGATCCCGCGCATTGCCGTGTCGGGCTATGAGCCGGATCCGTCGATCAAGGCCGAGCCGATTATCAACGGTCGCCAGGGCGGACGCGGCGGTGCGCCTCGCGGTCAGACCGGTGCGCCGCGCGGTCAATCCGAGCGCCAGCGCGCCGACGGCCCCCGTCAGCCGCGCAGGTCCGGCGGCAACGGCGCCAGCGCGTGGGCAGGCAACGGAGATGGACAGCAGCGCCGCGCGCCGCGTCCGCAAAATCGCGGCAAACCGGCGGCGAAATAA
- a CDS encoding helix-turn-helix domain-containing protein, protein MRRYKVFDTLQQHKTELRDTVELGSGVRLASWFNRHDMVTVENSDHHTLSLYVADGYESYHKTPDGWHNGGGPDRFCLMPKQSVSVWDIRGDLSFAHLYCDDGHFRQLAEQTWDRSPASIRTEERIFGEDTQIALLYRQFLLNNDWSVPANKLVLSSAATLLMIHILRQYTQLRWTLPEVRGGLAPAVLRRVKEWIEIRIGAPLTLSELATEAGLSEFHFARMFRQSEGMAPHQYVLKRRLAKADEMLRCGTLSITDIALACGFSSASHLSHRFKRAFGITPSALRRSLSR, encoded by the coding sequence ATGCGCCGCTATAAAGTGTTCGATACGCTGCAACAGCATAAAACGGAGCTGCGGGATACCGTCGAGCTCGGTTCCGGCGTGCGTCTGGCATCCTGGTTTAACCGCCACGATATGGTCACGGTGGAAAACAGCGATCATCACACCCTCAGTCTGTACGTCGCCGACGGCTACGAGAGTTACCATAAAACGCCGGATGGCTGGCACAACGGCGGCGGGCCCGATCGCTTCTGTCTGATGCCGAAACAGAGCGTCTCCGTTTGGGATATCCGCGGCGATCTCTCTTTCGCGCACCTCTACTGCGACGATGGCCATTTCCGCCAGTTGGCGGAACAGACCTGGGATCGCAGTCCGGCGTCGATTCGCACCGAGGAGCGCATTTTCGGTGAGGATACGCAGATCGCCTTGCTGTATCGCCAGTTTCTGCTCAATAACGACTGGTCCGTTCCGGCCAATAAACTGGTGTTGAGCAGTGCGGCGACCTTGCTGATGATCCACATTCTCAGGCAATACACCCAGCTGCGCTGGACGCTGCCGGAGGTGCGGGGCGGGCTGGCGCCCGCGGTGCTGCGCCGAGTAAAAGAGTGGATTGAAATCCGCATCGGCGCGCCGCTGACCTTGTCCGAGCTGGCGACGGAGGCCGGATTGAGCGAATTTCACTTTGCGCGCATGTTTCGCCAGAGCGAAGGCATGGCGCCGCACCAGTACGTGCTGAAACGGCGGTTGGCGAAAGCGGACGAGATGCTGCGCTGCGGCACGCTATCGATAACCGATATTGCCCTGGCCTGCGGTTTCAGCTCCGCCAGCCACCTTAGCCACCGTTTTAAACGCGCGTTCGGCATCACGCCCTCCGCGCTGCGCCGCAGCCTGTCGCGCTGA